The nucleotide window ACAACGCCCACTCCAGGGTCTTGTCGGTCAGCCAAAGAAACAGCGCCATCGTCACGGCAAACGCAAACACAAAAGCCGTCGTCTGCAATGTTTCCTTGCGCGTCGGCCAGACCACCTTCTTGATTTCGCGCCACGAATCGCGCCCAAAAGCGATCAGCCGCCTGCCGTACTCCGAGGTGAAGAAAATCACCGCAGCCAGGATCAACCCAGCCAGCAGGCCGCCCCATTGCGCCACGGACCCTTGGCTGGCCAGCATGTAGAAGGCCGCCAGAGCCCCGATCACCAGCAAGACGACAATCGCCAGCCGCGCCTTTTCAGCGCCGGTGCTCACGGTTTCAACTTGAACGCTTGCCATGTTGGGGCGAATTTCAAAATATGGGCGCTCGACCCCAGGAGGTCAAAAACACCGATCTATCAGACACACAAGCCCGCCAGGGGTTGGCGGGCTTTTTCGGGAGCCACTTCAATTAAGTGGCAGGGGCAGCAGGAATCGAACCTACAACCTTCGGTTTTGGAGACCGACGCTCTGCCAATTGAGCTATACCCCTACGCGAAACCCTTACGCGATGATCTTGGCCACCACACCGGCGCCCACGGTACGGCCACCCTCGCGGATGGCAAAGCGCAGACCTTCCTCCATGGCGATCGGGGCGATCAGCTTCACGGTGATGCTGACGTTGTCGCCAGGCATGACCATTTCCTTGTCCTTGGGCAGCTCAATGCTGCCGGTGACGTCGGTGGTGCGGAAGTAGAACTGCGGACGGTAGTTGTTGAAGAACGGGGTGTGACGGCCACCTTCGTCCTTGGACAGCACGTAGACCTCTCCCACGAATTCGGTGTGCGGCTTGATGGAGCCGGGCTTGCACAGCACCTGGCCGCGCTCGACGTCTTCACGCTTGGTGCCGCGCAGCAGGATGCCGACGTTGTCGCCGGCCTGGCCCTGGTCGAGCAGCTTGCGGAACATTTCGACGCCGGTGCAGGTGGTCTTGGCGGTGGGCTTGATGCCGACGATTTCGATTTCCTCGCCGACCTTGACGATGCCGCGCTCGATGCGGCCGGTGACCACGGTGCCGCGGCCGGAGATGGAGAAGACGTCTTCCACGGGCATGAGGAAGGCGCCGTCGATGGCGCGCTCGGGCGTGGGGATGTAGCTGTCGAGGGCGTCGGCCAGTTTCATGATGGCCTGCTCGCCGAGCTCGCCAGTGTCGCCGTCGAGGGCCATCTTGGCGGAGCCTTTGACGATGGGGGTGTCGTCGCCGGGAAATTCGTATTTGCTGAGCAGCTCGCGCACTTCCATCTCGACGAGTTCGAGCAGTTCGGCGTCATCGACCATGTCGCACTTGTTGAGGAACACGATGATGTAGGGCACACCCACCTGGCGGGC belongs to Ottowia testudinis and includes:
- the secE gene encoding preprotein translocase subunit SecE; translated protein: MASVQVETVSTGAEKARLAIVVLLVIGALAAFYMLASQGSVAQWGGLLAGLILAAVIFFTSEYGRRLIAFGRDSWREIKKVVWPTRKETLQTTAFVFAFAVTMALFLWLTDKTLEWALYDLILGWRR
- the tuf gene encoding elongation factor Tu is translated as MAKEKFERKKPHVNVGTIGHVDHGKTTLTAAIATVLGKKFGGEAKSYDQIDNAPEEKARGITINTSHVEYETANRHYAHVDCPGHADYVKNMITGAAQMDGAILVCSAADGPMPQTREHILLARQVGVPYIIVFLNKCDMVDDAELLELVEMEVRELLSKYEFPGDDTPIVKGSAKMALDGDTGELGEQAIMKLADALDSYIPTPERAIDGAFLMPVEDVFSISGRGTVVTGRIERGIVKVGEEIEIVGIKPTAKTTCTGVEMFRKLLDQGQAGDNVGILLRGTKREDVERGQVLCKPGSIKPHTEFVGEVYVLSKDEGGRHTPFFNNYRPQFYFRTTDVTGSIELPKDKEMVMPGDNVSITVKLIAPIAMEEGLRFAIREGGRTVGAGVVAKIIA